A genome region from Hoplias malabaricus isolate fHopMal1 chromosome 8, fHopMal1.hap1, whole genome shotgun sequence includes the following:
- the aifm2 gene encoding apoptosis-inducing factor 2 isoform X2 — protein sequence MGGQLSVDDSVHVVIVGGGFGGITAAQHLKHHGVPFMLIDPLDAFHHNVAALRASVQSGFAKQTFIPYKETFGLSFLQGRVIQIDTTAQFVVLDNGKEVSYSHLILCTGTDGPFPGKCNIVDSYRKAIENYEDIVKEIQAADSVLVVGGGATGVEMAAELRTEFPNKKVILIHAHEALAYPELLSSVREEAKNVLLQKGVELLLGQKVSNLNELEFNVTRKGMIVKTDKDVQCTVDLVICCTGNKVNSDAYKSSLGSHLAGNGALKVNKHMQVEGFTNLYAVGDCADVNEPKMAYHAELHAGVAAANIINSLSGKGLKSYHTGNVTMLLAMGRDDGVEPEYCSVPAGV from the exons ATGGGAGGACAGTTGTCTGTTGATGACAGTGTCCATGTGGTCATAGTGGGTGGTGGCTTTGGAGGAATTACAGCCGCCCAACACCTCAAACATCACGGAGTGCCCTTTATGCTGATTGACCCCTTAGACGCATTCCATCACAATGTTGCAGCTCTGCGGGCTTCGGTTCAGAGTG GCTTCGCTAAGCAGACGTTTATTCCATACAAAGAAACATTTGGATTGAGTTTTCTTCAGGGGCGTGTTATACAGATAGACACAACCGCACAATTTGTTGTGCTTGACAATGGAAAG GAAGTTAGTTATTCCCACCTCATCTTATGCACTGGAACAGATGGACCCTTTCCTGGCAAATGCAATATTGTGGATTCCTACAGGAAGGCCATTGAGAACTATGAAGACATTGTGAAAGAG ATCCAGGCAGCAGACTCTGTTCTTGTAGTTGGTGGTGGGGCCACTGGGGTGGAAATGGCTGCTGAGCTCCGTACAGAATTTCCAAACAAGAAA GTGATTCTTATTCACGCCCATGAGGCCCTAGCTTATCCAGAGCTGCTTTCCAGTGTGAGAGAGGAGGCCAAAAATGTGTTGCTACAAAAGGGAGTGGAACTGTTACTGG GTCAGAAGGTATCGAATCTGAATGAACTGGAGTTCAATGTCACACGGAAGGGGATGATAGTGAAGACTGATAAGGATGTGCAGTGTACTGTTGATCTTGTCATTTGCTGTACAGGGAACAAGGTCAACTCAGATGCTTACAAGTCCAGTCTAG GTAGTCATCTGGCAGGGAATGGGGCTCTGAAGGTGAATAAACACATGCAGGTGGAGGGCTTTACTAATTTATATGCTGTTGGAGACTGTGCTGATGTCAATGAACCCAAGATGGCTTATCATGCTGAGCTCCATGCAGGAGTAGCTGCAGCTAATATTATTAACAGCCTGTCTGGAAAAGGACTGAAATCTTACCACACAG gaaacgTGACTATGCTGTTGGCCATGGGGAGAGATGATGGAGTGG AGCCCGAGTACTGCAGTGTTCCAGCAGGAGTGTGA
- the aifm2 gene encoding apoptosis-inducing factor 2 isoform X4, which yields MGGQLSVDDSVHVVIVGGGFGGITAAQHLKHHGVPFMLIDPLDAFHHNVAALRASVQSGFAKQTFIPYKETFGLSFLQGRVIQIDTTAQFVVLDNGKEVSYSHLILCTGTDGPFPGKCNIVDSYRKAIENYEDIVKEVILIHAHEALAYPELLSSVREEAKNVLLQKGVELLLGQKVSNLNELEFNVTRKGMIVKTDKDVQCTVDLVICCTGNKVNSDAYKSSLGSHLAGNGALKVNKHMQVEGFTNLYAVGDCADVNEPKMAYHAELHAGVAAANIINSLSGKGLKSYHTGNVTMLLAMGRDDGVGQFNAYKLPRFLIVKGKSQGLLLWKSWREMGQKAPS from the exons ATGGGAGGACAGTTGTCTGTTGATGACAGTGTCCATGTGGTCATAGTGGGTGGTGGCTTTGGAGGAATTACAGCCGCCCAACACCTCAAACATCACGGAGTGCCCTTTATGCTGATTGACCCCTTAGACGCATTCCATCACAATGTTGCAGCTCTGCGGGCTTCGGTTCAGAGTG GCTTCGCTAAGCAGACGTTTATTCCATACAAAGAAACATTTGGATTGAGTTTTCTTCAGGGGCGTGTTATACAGATAGACACAACCGCACAATTTGTTGTGCTTGACAATGGAAAG GAAGTTAGTTATTCCCACCTCATCTTATGCACTGGAACAGATGGACCCTTTCCTGGCAAATGCAATATTGTGGATTCCTACAGGAAGGCCATTGAGAACTATGAAGACATTGTGAAAGAG GTGATTCTTATTCACGCCCATGAGGCCCTAGCTTATCCAGAGCTGCTTTCCAGTGTGAGAGAGGAGGCCAAAAATGTGTTGCTACAAAAGGGAGTGGAACTGTTACTGG GTCAGAAGGTATCGAATCTGAATGAACTGGAGTTCAATGTCACACGGAAGGGGATGATAGTGAAGACTGATAAGGATGTGCAGTGTACTGTTGATCTTGTCATTTGCTGTACAGGGAACAAGGTCAACTCAGATGCTTACAAGTCCAGTCTAG GTAGTCATCTGGCAGGGAATGGGGCTCTGAAGGTGAATAAACACATGCAGGTGGAGGGCTTTACTAATTTATATGCTGTTGGAGACTGTGCTGATGTCAATGAACCCAAGATGGCTTATCATGCTGAGCTCCATGCAGGAGTAGCTGCAGCTAATATTATTAACAGCCTGTCTGGAAAAGGACTGAAATCTTACCACACAG gaaacgTGACTATGCTGTTGGCCATGGGGAGAGATGATGGAGTGGGTCAGTTTAATGCCTATAAACTACCTCGATTTCTAATAGTTAAAGGAAAGAGTCAGGGTCTGTTGCTGTGGAAGAGCTGGAGGGAAATGGGACAAAAAGCCCCCAGTTAG
- the aifm2 gene encoding apoptosis-inducing factor 2 isoform X1: MGGQLSVDDSVHVVIVGGGFGGITAAQHLKHHGVPFMLIDPLDAFHHNVAALRASVQSGFAKQTFIPYKETFGLSFLQGRVIQIDTTAQFVVLDNGKEVSYSHLILCTGTDGPFPGKCNIVDSYRKAIENYEDIVKEIQAADSVLVVGGGATGVEMAAELRTEFPNKKVILIHAHEALAYPELLSSVREEAKNVLLQKGVELLLGQKVSNLNELEFNVTRKGMIVKTDKDVQCTVDLVICCTGNKVNSDAYKSSLGSHLAGNGALKVNKHMQVEGFTNLYAVGDCADVNEPKMAYHAELHAGVAAANIINSLSGKGLKSYHTGNVTMLLAMGRDDGVGQFNAYKLPRFLIVKGKSQGLLLWKSWREMGQKAPS; encoded by the exons ATGGGAGGACAGTTGTCTGTTGATGACAGTGTCCATGTGGTCATAGTGGGTGGTGGCTTTGGAGGAATTACAGCCGCCCAACACCTCAAACATCACGGAGTGCCCTTTATGCTGATTGACCCCTTAGACGCATTCCATCACAATGTTGCAGCTCTGCGGGCTTCGGTTCAGAGTG GCTTCGCTAAGCAGACGTTTATTCCATACAAAGAAACATTTGGATTGAGTTTTCTTCAGGGGCGTGTTATACAGATAGACACAACCGCACAATTTGTTGTGCTTGACAATGGAAAG GAAGTTAGTTATTCCCACCTCATCTTATGCACTGGAACAGATGGACCCTTTCCTGGCAAATGCAATATTGTGGATTCCTACAGGAAGGCCATTGAGAACTATGAAGACATTGTGAAAGAG ATCCAGGCAGCAGACTCTGTTCTTGTAGTTGGTGGTGGGGCCACTGGGGTGGAAATGGCTGCTGAGCTCCGTACAGAATTTCCAAACAAGAAA GTGATTCTTATTCACGCCCATGAGGCCCTAGCTTATCCAGAGCTGCTTTCCAGTGTGAGAGAGGAGGCCAAAAATGTGTTGCTACAAAAGGGAGTGGAACTGTTACTGG GTCAGAAGGTATCGAATCTGAATGAACTGGAGTTCAATGTCACACGGAAGGGGATGATAGTGAAGACTGATAAGGATGTGCAGTGTACTGTTGATCTTGTCATTTGCTGTACAGGGAACAAGGTCAACTCAGATGCTTACAAGTCCAGTCTAG GTAGTCATCTGGCAGGGAATGGGGCTCTGAAGGTGAATAAACACATGCAGGTGGAGGGCTTTACTAATTTATATGCTGTTGGAGACTGTGCTGATGTCAATGAACCCAAGATGGCTTATCATGCTGAGCTCCATGCAGGAGTAGCTGCAGCTAATATTATTAACAGCCTGTCTGGAAAAGGACTGAAATCTTACCACACAG gaaacgTGACTATGCTGTTGGCCATGGGGAGAGATGATGGAGTGGGTCAGTTTAATGCCTATAAACTACCTCGATTTCTAATAGTTAAAGGAAAGAGTCAGGGTCTGTTGCTGTGGAAGAGCTGGAGGGAAATGGGACAAAAAGCCCCCAGTTAG
- the aifm2 gene encoding apoptosis-inducing factor 2 isoform X3: protein MGGQLSVDDSVHVVIVGGGFGGITAAQHLKHHGVPFMLIDPLDAFHHNVAALRASVQSGFAKQTFIPYKETFGLSFLQGRVIQIDTTAQFVVLDNGKEVSYSHLILCTGTDGPFPGKCNIVDSYRKAIENYEDIVKEIQAADSVLVVGGGATGVEMAAELRTEFPNKKVILIHAHEALAYPELLSSVREEAKNVLLQKGVELLLGQKVSNLNELEFNVTRKGMIVKTDKDVQCTVDLVICCTGNKVNSDAYKSSLGSHLAGNGALKVNKHMQVEGFTNLYAVGDCADVNEPKMAYHAELHAGVAAANIINSLSGKGLKSYHTGNVTMLLAMGRDDGVDPDSALSV, encoded by the exons ATGGGAGGACAGTTGTCTGTTGATGACAGTGTCCATGTGGTCATAGTGGGTGGTGGCTTTGGAGGAATTACAGCCGCCCAACACCTCAAACATCACGGAGTGCCCTTTATGCTGATTGACCCCTTAGACGCATTCCATCACAATGTTGCAGCTCTGCGGGCTTCGGTTCAGAGTG GCTTCGCTAAGCAGACGTTTATTCCATACAAAGAAACATTTGGATTGAGTTTTCTTCAGGGGCGTGTTATACAGATAGACACAACCGCACAATTTGTTGTGCTTGACAATGGAAAG GAAGTTAGTTATTCCCACCTCATCTTATGCACTGGAACAGATGGACCCTTTCCTGGCAAATGCAATATTGTGGATTCCTACAGGAAGGCCATTGAGAACTATGAAGACATTGTGAAAGAG ATCCAGGCAGCAGACTCTGTTCTTGTAGTTGGTGGTGGGGCCACTGGGGTGGAAATGGCTGCTGAGCTCCGTACAGAATTTCCAAACAAGAAA GTGATTCTTATTCACGCCCATGAGGCCCTAGCTTATCCAGAGCTGCTTTCCAGTGTGAGAGAGGAGGCCAAAAATGTGTTGCTACAAAAGGGAGTGGAACTGTTACTGG GTCAGAAGGTATCGAATCTGAATGAACTGGAGTTCAATGTCACACGGAAGGGGATGATAGTGAAGACTGATAAGGATGTGCAGTGTACTGTTGATCTTGTCATTTGCTGTACAGGGAACAAGGTCAACTCAGATGCTTACAAGTCCAGTCTAG GTAGTCATCTGGCAGGGAATGGGGCTCTGAAGGTGAATAAACACATGCAGGTGGAGGGCTTTACTAATTTATATGCTGTTGGAGACTGTGCTGATGTCAATGAACCCAAGATGGCTTATCATGCTGAGCTCCATGCAGGAGTAGCTGCAGCTAATATTATTAACAGCCTGTCTGGAAAAGGACTGAAATCTTACCACACAG gaaacgTGACTATGCTGTTGGCCATGGGGAGAGATGATGGAGTGG ACCCTGACTCGGCTCTTTCTGTCTGA